A DNA window from Thalassospiraceae bacterium LMO-JJ14 contains the following coding sequences:
- a CDS encoding Ppx/GppA phosphatase family protein, which produces MKPGFARNSRAKGAGRGIESVDQRKTYAAIDLGTNSCRMLIAVPDDAGFNVVDGYSRVVRLGERVSETGKLQRTAVNRTISALKHCAERMASRNVQLARAVATEACRQAGDAAHFIERVRSETGLNLEIIGPGEEAALTVAGCGDLLRTGYGNALVFDIGGGSTEIIWVETPRGEPARIIDMISLPFGVVSLRDEFGAEALPTDIFKGLLRRVDDAISPFDARNHISEAIAANNVRMVGTSGTVTTLGAMYLELPRYKRNRVDGLEIRFDSIRQIGARLAGMTCDERIAHPCLGHGRGDLMLMGLAVLRAVCERWPVGKLGIADRGIREGILAELMAADGHDKFGLDLQRPEANSLPLVRGSGDGR; this is translated from the coding sequence TTGAAGCCCGGTTTCGCACGAAATTCACGGGCAAAGGGCGCGGGTCGCGGGATTGAATCCGTCGATCAGCGTAAGACCTATGCCGCCATCGATCTCGGCACGAATAGCTGCCGCATGCTGATCGCCGTGCCTGATGATGCCGGATTCAACGTCGTTGATGGATATTCGCGGGTGGTCAGGCTTGGTGAACGGGTTTCTGAAACGGGTAAATTACAGCGCACCGCCGTCAATCGGACGATCTCCGCGCTCAAACACTGTGCCGAGCGCATGGCGAGCCGCAACGTGCAGTTGGCGCGTGCCGTCGCTACTGAGGCCTGCCGTCAGGCTGGCGATGCCGCTCATTTTATCGAACGGGTCAGAAGCGAGACGGGGTTAAATCTGGAAATTATCGGCCCTGGCGAGGAAGCTGCGTTGACCGTTGCCGGGTGTGGAGATTTGCTGCGCACAGGTTACGGGAATGCACTGGTATTCGATATCGGTGGCGGGTCCACGGAAATCATCTGGGTTGAAACACCCCGTGGAGAGCCGGCGAGAATAATCGATATGATATCGTTGCCGTTCGGGGTTGTTTCGCTCAGGGACGAATTCGGCGCCGAAGCATTGCCGACGGATATCTTTAAGGGATTGCTGCGCAGGGTTGATGACGCTATTTCACCGTTCGATGCCCGCAACCATATATCCGAGGCGATTGCCGCGAATAATGTACGCATGGTCGGGACGTCGGGGACGGTGACGACGCTGGGCGCAATGTATCTCGAATTACCGCGATACAAGAGAAACAGGGTGGATGGTCTGGAAATTCGTTTTGACAGTATTCGGCAGATCGGGGCGCGGCTGGCCGGCATGACATGCGACGAGCGCATTGCGCATCCTTGCCTCGGTCATGGCCGCGGCGATCTGATGCTGATGGGGTTGGCGGTACTGCGTGCGGTCTGTGAACGCTGGCCGGTCGGCAAGCTGGGGATCGCGGATCGTGGCATCCGCGAAGGAATTCTCGCGGAACTGATGGCGGCCGACGGCCACGACAAGTTCGGCCTCGATCTGCAGCGGCCAGAGGCAAACTCGCTGCCGCTCGTCCGGGGAAGCGGCGATGGCCGATAA
- a CDS encoding RlmE family RNA methyltransferase — MADKGTGKGGKKGTGNRGLHTRVKTAKGRRLSSTRWLQRQLNDPYVIEAKKLGYRSRAAFKLIELDDKFHFLSKGAKIIDLGAAPGGWTQVAMQRIGDKGHVVGIDLQEMEAIPGADMIEGDFLDDDAPDRLKELLGGAADIVLSDMAASSTGHPQTDHLRIMGLLEVAVDFAADVLKPGGTFVGKVLQGGTENELLAALKRDFRTVKHAKPPASRSDSAEVYVVAMGFRGGNEG; from the coding sequence ATGGCCGATAAAGGTACCGGCAAGGGTGGCAAGAAAGGCACCGGCAACCGTGGACTGCACACACGGGTCAAAACCGCCAAGGGCCGCCGCCTGTCGTCGACGCGCTGGCTGCAGCGCCAGCTCAACGATCCGTATGTGATTGAGGCCAAGAAACTGGGTTATCGATCGCGCGCCGCATTCAAGCTGATTGAGCTTGACGATAAGTTCCACTTTCTGAGCAAGGGGGCGAAAATCATCGATCTGGGGGCTGCCCCCGGGGGCTGGACGCAGGTGGCGATGCAGCGGATCGGTGACAAGGGGCATGTCGTCGGCATCGACCTGCAGGAGATGGAGGCGATTCCCGGCGCCGACATGATTGAAGGCGATTTCCTTGACGACGATGCGCCGGACCGCCTCAAAGAGTTGCTTGGCGGCGCTGCCGATATTGTGCTGAGCGACATGGCCGCCTCCTCGACCGGCCATCCGCAAACCGATCACCTGCGTATCATGGGTCTGCTTGAAGTCGCCGTCGATTTTGCCGCCGATGTGCTGAAACCGGGCGGCACGTTTGTCGGCAAGGTTTTACAGGGCGGGACGGAAAACGAACTGCTTGCCGCGCTGAAGCGGGACTTCAGGACGGTCAAGCATGCCAAACCGCCGGCGAGCCGCAGCGACTCGGCAGAAGTTTATGTGGTCGCGATGGGCTTTCGCGGGGGAAATGAAGGCTGA
- the guaB gene encoding IMP dehydrogenase: MAPPKIEEALTFDDVLLVPQASSVLPAGTDTRTRLTKSIALNIPLISAAMDTVTEHALAIAMAQAGGIGVLHKNMTIEEQAAEVRRVKKFESGMVSDPLTIHPEQTLADALRLKAETGFSGMPVVERGSKKLVGILTNRDIRFATNPDQPISELMTRNTADMPLITVKEGVDGTEARRLLHQYRIERLLVVDDDYRCVGLITVKDMEKEERFPNACKDEHGRLRVAAATGVGDAGRERAAALLDAGCDVVVVDTAHGHSAGVLNSVSAIKKLSNYAQVVAGNIATPDAAKALIDAGADCVKIGIGPGTICTTRMIAGVGMPQFSAVLETAEVCHKVGIPCIADGGIKYSGDIAKAIAAGADAVMIGSLFAGTDESPGEVLLFQGRSYKMYRGMGSLGAMARGSADRYFQEEVSDNLKLVPEGVEGRVPYKGPIGTVIHQLTGGLRSAMGYTGAATIEDLRNNAKFRRITNAGLRESHVHDITITREAPNYRADG, from the coding sequence ATGGCACCGCCCAAGATCGAAGAAGCTCTCACATTTGACGACGTTTTGCTGGTGCCCCAGGCATCCAGCGTATTGCCTGCGGGAACCGACACACGGACCCGGTTGACCAAAAGCATTGCCCTTAATATCCCGTTGATTTCGGCGGCCATGGACACGGTCACCGAGCATGCGCTGGCGATCGCCATGGCACAGGCCGGCGGCATCGGCGTGTTGCACAAGAACATGACGATCGAAGAGCAGGCCGCCGAGGTTCGCCGCGTCAAGAAATTCGAAAGCGGCATGGTTTCCGACCCGCTGACCATCCATCCGGAACAGACGCTCGCCGATGCGCTCCGCCTGAAAGCTGAAACCGGATTTTCCGGCATGCCTGTGGTTGAACGCGGCTCGAAGAAACTGGTCGGCATCCTGACCAACCGCGATATCCGCTTTGCCACCAACCCCGATCAGCCGATCAGCGAACTGATGACCCGCAACACAGCGGATATGCCTTTGATCACGGTCAAGGAAGGTGTCGACGGCACCGAGGCGCGCCGGCTTCTGCACCAATACCGGATCGAGCGCCTTTTGGTTGTCGATGACGATTACCGCTGCGTCGGTCTGATTACCGTCAAGGATATGGAAAAGGAAGAGCGGTTCCCGAACGCCTGCAAGGACGAGCATGGCCGGCTGCGTGTCGCTGCTGCGACCGGTGTCGGCGATGCCGGGCGTGAACGGGCCGCGGCGCTTCTCGACGCCGGATGTGACGTGGTCGTCGTGGATACGGCGCACGGGCATTCTGCCGGGGTGTTGAACTCGGTTTCCGCCATCAAGAAACTTTCCAATTATGCCCAGGTCGTGGCCGGCAATATCGCCACGCCGGATGCGGCGAAGGCGCTGATCGATGCCGGCGCCGATTGCGTCAAGATCGGTATAGGCCCCGGCACCATCTGCACGACGCGGATGATCGCCGGCGTCGGTATGCCGCAGTTTTCCGCCGTTCTGGAGACTGCCGAGGTGTGCCACAAGGTCGGCATCCCCTGCATTGCCGATGGTGGCATCAAGTATTCGGGCGATATCGCCAAGGCGATTGCGGCGGGGGCCGATGCGGTCATGATCGGCTCGCTGTTCGCGGGAACCGATGAAAGTCCGGGCGAAGTTCTGCTGTTCCAGGGCCGGTCCTATAAAATGTATCGTGGCATGGGGTCTCTGGGCGCCATGGCGCGCGGCTCCGCCGACCGTTATTTCCAGGAAGAAGTTTCGGACAACCTGAAGCTGGTCCCCGAAGGGGTCGAAGGCCGGGTCCCCTATAAAGGTCCGATCGGCACGGTGATTCACCAGCTGACGGGCGGTTTGCGCTCGGCCATGGGCTATACGGGGGCGGCGACGATTGAAGATCTTCGAAACAATGCGAAGTTCCGCCGCATCACCAATGCCGGGCTGCGTGAGAGCCATGTCCACGACATCACCATCACCCGCGAGGCCCCCAATTACCGCGCGGATGGATAA
- a CDS encoding RsmB/NOP family class I SAM-dependent RNA methyltransferase, whose product MTPGARVQATIDLLAAIDADNQPPDQIIDGYFRTRRYAGSGDRRDINARVYDILRRRAKLDWWIERTGLDLESAPRSRAIAHLILQERAQPDDLAQMFSGVRHCPAPLAHAETQLIDALYGRPLLNKDMPDYVRLEYPEWMDRSFRALWGNELEREMSALNQPAPLDLRVNTIKTTSEEALARLQEDYVSCAPTALSPLGIRVEGKVRLGGTRAFKEGLVDVQDEGSQLVSLLAGAKPGQRVVDFCAGAGGKTLAMAANMSDGGKLIGQLFALDISKYRMDRMIPRLKRAGAMAVKRRVIAAVDEPWIAENAGTADRVLCDVPCTGIGSWRRNPDARWRFTPEDLAEIRETQQRILRDASKLVKPGGRLIYVTCSLLQEENEQQLAWFVESDPRFQPLPIEEVWAETVGGPPPPAGPCLRLSPATTGTDGFFCAVLERRE is encoded by the coding sequence ATGACCCCCGGCGCCCGGGTGCAGGCAACCATTGATCTGCTGGCGGCCATTGACGCCGATAACCAGCCTCCCGATCAGATCATCGACGGCTATTTCCGAACCCGGCGTTATGCCGGGTCGGGTGACCGCCGTGATATCAACGCCCGCGTTTATGATATTCTGCGCCGTCGCGCCAAACTGGATTGGTGGATAGAGCGGACAGGTCTGGACCTTGAATCCGCACCGAGGTCACGGGCGATTGCGCACCTTATCCTGCAGGAGCGCGCTCAGCCGGACGATCTCGCGCAAATGTTCTCCGGTGTCCGGCATTGCCCGGCCCCTCTCGCGCATGCCGAGACCCAACTCATCGATGCCCTTTATGGGCGGCCGTTGCTGAACAAGGACATGCCCGATTATGTCCGCCTTGAGTATCCGGAGTGGATGGACCGGTCATTTCGCGCGCTCTGGGGGAACGAGCTTGAACGCGAGATGTCGGCGCTCAACCAGCCGGCGCCGTTGGATCTTCGCGTCAACACCATCAAGACAACATCCGAAGAAGCATTGGCGCGCCTGCAGGAAGATTACGTGAGTTGCGCCCCGACGGCGCTGTCGCCTCTCGGCATTCGGGTTGAAGGCAAGGTTCGGCTCGGCGGTACCCGCGCCTTCAAGGAAGGCCTTGTCGATGTCCAGGACGAAGGGTCGCAACTGGTTTCCTTGCTGGCAGGCGCAAAACCGGGTCAACGGGTTGTCGATTTTTGTGCCGGTGCCGGCGGCAAAACACTGGCAATGGCCGCAAACATGTCGGACGGCGGAAAGCTTATCGGCCAGTTGTTCGCGCTGGATATTTCCAAATACCGCATGGACCGGATGATCCCGCGCCTGAAACGCGCCGGCGCGATGGCGGTCAAACGCCGTGTCATTGCGGCCGTCGATGAGCCCTGGATCGCTGAAAATGCGGGGACCGCCGACCGGGTGCTGTGTGATGTGCCGTGTACCGGGATCGGCAGCTGGCGGCGAAATCCGGATGCACGCTGGCGCTTTACGCCTGAGGATCTGGCCGAGATTCGTGAGACCCAGCAGCGCATTTTGCGTGATGCGTCGAAGTTGGTGAAACCGGGCGGACGGCTGATTTATGTGACGTGTTCGCTGTTGCAGGAAGAAAACGAACAGCAGCTGGCATGGTTCGTCGAAAGCGATCCCCGTTTTCAGCCTTTACCGATAGAAGAAGTGTGGGCGGAAACCGTCGGCGGCCCCCCGCCGCCCGCGGGACCGTGTTTGCGGCTGTCACCGGCAACAACCGGGACGGACGGTTTTTTTTGCGCAGTACTTGAGCGGCGGGAATAA
- a CDS encoding TerB family tellurite resistance protein, producing MGGVIASLSGLFQERLERQRNRPFLEGVMAACAVVATTDGEVSLAEQVRVDQILQTLDELKVFDPHEGVEIFREYTEALLDNPKQGHDKAIEAIARVSEDLEAGALLLRICLAVSEADGDVSLADQIEIVSICSRFGIDPAECGLYIDMPVDEFLAGHIDKGTG from the coding sequence ATGGGCGGTGTCATAGCTTCCCTGAGCGGCCTGTTTCAGGAACGTCTGGAGCGCCAGCGCAACCGTCCCTTTCTGGAAGGTGTGATGGCTGCCTGTGCGGTGGTTGCAACCACGGATGGCGAGGTGAGCCTCGCCGAACAGGTGCGCGTCGATCAAATTCTGCAGACACTCGACGAACTCAAGGTATTTGATCCGCACGAAGGTGTTGAAATCTTCCGTGAATATACCGAGGCACTGCTCGACAATCCGAAACAGGGCCATGACAAGGCCATTGAGGCAATCGCCCGGGTTTCCGAAGACCTCGAGGCCGGCGCGCTGCTTCTGCGGATTTGCCTTGCCGTGAGTGAAGCGGATGGGGATGTCAGCCTCGCCGATCAGATTGAAATTGTCTCGATCTGCTCCAGATTCGGTATCGATCCGGCCGAGTGCGGCCTCTATATCGATATGCCGGTCGACGAATTTCTCGCCGGACATATCGACAAGGGTACGGGTTAA
- a CDS encoding mechanosensitive ion channel family protein, which translates to MENTQAAVGEHLDTVSKYVDLLVEFGIEYGFQLLGALVFLLIGLKVASWIGGRVALVLEKREIDITLARFIGNVVKIVAIVFLVIITLGNFGVSIAPLIALAGAGAFGATVAIQGPLSNYGAGVSIILARPFVVGNTIAVNKGASGVVEEITLAHTILIGEDGEKITVPNKEIVGRIIVNSDTRRVVQTKIAIQAGQDIDAAKAALRKAVASVSEITDGPVPEIGIHDFTYGGIILGIRFWVPSSRYFELRYLVNEAAMRELASAGVELMAAAPTSTPALSLSADDDDTEEDRII; encoded by the coding sequence ATGGAAAACACTCAAGCCGCTGTCGGCGAACATCTGGACACGGTCTCGAAATACGTCGATCTGCTGGTCGAATTCGGCATCGAGTATGGATTCCAGCTTCTTGGCGCTCTCGTATTCCTGCTGATCGGCCTGAAGGTCGCATCGTGGATCGGCGGGCGCGTCGCATTGGTGCTGGAAAAGCGCGAGATAGATATCACCCTGGCGCGATTTATCGGCAACGTGGTCAAGATCGTCGCCATCGTCTTCTTGGTGATCATCACACTGGGTAATTTCGGCGTCTCCATCGCGCCGCTGATCGCATTGGCCGGTGCCGGGGCCTTTGGCGCCACGGTCGCGATACAGGGCCCTCTGTCAAATTACGGTGCTGGTGTTTCGATCATCCTGGCGCGGCCGTTCGTGGTCGGCAATACGATCGCCGTCAACAAGGGGGCCAGCGGCGTCGTCGAGGAAATCACCCTCGCCCACACCATACTGATCGGCGAAGACGGCGAGAAAATCACCGTCCCGAACAAGGAAATCGTCGGACGGATCATCGTCAACTCCGATACCCGCCGCGTGGTACAAACAAAGATCGCCATTCAGGCCGGCCAGGACATCGATGCCGCAAAGGCTGCATTGAGAAAGGCGGTCGCAAGCGTCAGCGAAATCACCGACGGGCCTGTACCGGAAATCGGCATCCACGACTTCACTTACGGCGGGATTATCCTCGGCATTCGTTTCTGGGTGCCGTCGAGCCGCTATTTCGAGCTTCGTTATCTTGTCAACGAAGCGGCCATGCGCGAGTTGGCGTCCGCCGGGGTGGAACTGATGGCCGCAGCCCCCACCTCTACGCCCGCACTTTCATTGTCGGCAGATGATGATGATACCGAGGAAGACCGGATTATCTGA
- a CDS encoding YbjQ family protein: MAYSKQIHNEERHMFGLFGKSEEQIQELIDNKQYDELPQEVIERLANDIILTTEHGMAEYRVIERIEIITAECVFGMNLFKDFFASITDIFGGRSKSSQKVLRDARMTCLAELRREALMVGANAVVGIDMAYNEISGDGKSMLFLVASGTAVTVEPN, from the coding sequence ATGGCATACTCGAAGCAAATCCATAACGAGGAGCGGCATATGTTCGGACTATTCGGCAAAAGCGAAGAGCAGATACAGGAACTGATCGACAATAAGCAGTACGACGAGCTGCCTCAGGAAGTCATCGAGCGCCTTGCCAACGACATCATCCTGACGACCGAACATGGCATGGCGGAATACCGTGTTATTGAGCGCATCGAGATCATTACCGCCGAATGTGTCTTCGGGATGAACCTGTTCAAGGATTTCTTCGCCTCGATCACCGATATATTCGGTGGCCGCTCCAAATCGTCACAGAAAGTCCTGCGCGATGCACGGATGACCTGCCTGGCCGAATTACGCCGCGAAGCCCTGATGGTTGGCGCCAACGCCGTTGTCGGCATTGACATGGCCTATAACGAAATATCCGGCGACGGCAAAAGCATGTTATTTCTTGTCGCCAGCGGCACTGCCGTCACGGTCGAACCGAATTAG
- a CDS encoding alpha/beta hydrolase, which yields MPNVSVEPREYVENLIARAEIVKTPSGDGDMEWHVWGTDTGKTPLLLLHGGFGSWTHWMANVEVLSKERLVVTCDMPGLGNSASALGDVTPDSEAEPIIAGLDTVLGKTAAFDLAGFSFGGMIGARVAKAVGERVRTYVAVGASGFGDLHVRVVGTAIPKRSMSDQEKNDIHRRNLGLLMLHDKHSIDALAVYTHRQNIARARVRSRPLSLGSHLIEALPDVKARLGGIWGVHDATGGGRDQLLKRRDIFAAYQPDVPFVIIEDAGHWVMYEAPDEFNAALLGILDR from the coding sequence ATGCCTAACGTTAGCGTCGAACCCAGAGAATACGTCGAAAACCTGATCGCCCGTGCCGAGATCGTGAAAACGCCCTCTGGCGATGGCGACATGGAGTGGCATGTATGGGGAACGGATACCGGCAAGACGCCGCTTTTGCTGCTGCATGGCGGTTTCGGTTCATGGACACACTGGATGGCGAATGTCGAGGTCTTGTCGAAGGAGCGCCTGGTCGTTACCTGCGACATGCCGGGGCTGGGGAACAGCGCCTCGGCACTCGGCGATGTGACGCCGGACAGCGAAGCCGAGCCGATCATTGCCGGGCTGGACACTGTTCTCGGCAAGACCGCTGCTTTCGATCTGGCAGGGTTCAGTTTCGGCGGCATGATCGGCGCGCGTGTTGCCAAAGCTGTCGGCGAGCGCGTGCGCACGTATGTTGCCGTTGGCGCCAGCGGTTTTGGGGATTTGCATGTTCGCGTTGTCGGCACGGCAATCCCGAAGCGCAGTATGAGCGACCAGGAAAAGAACGATATTCACCGGCGTAATCTCGGTCTGCTGATGCTTCACGACAAACACAGTATCGACGCGCTGGCTGTCTATACACACCGTCAGAACATCGCCCGCGCACGTGTTCGTTCCCGGCCATTGTCGCTCGGTTCCCATCTGATTGAGGCACTGCCGGACGTCAAGGCCAGGCTTGGCGGTATCTGGGGCGTCCACGATGCCACAGGCGGCGGGCGTGATCAGTTGTTGAAGCGCCGCGATATCTTTGCTGCGTATCAGCCGGACGTGCCGTTCGTCATCATCGAGGATGCGGGGCACTGGGTGATGTATGAAGCACCGGACGAATTCAACGCGGCATTGTTAGGGATTCTGGATCGCTAA